CTGATCCGAGGTATACGCGCTGGCCCACCAGTCACCGGTGCGCTCCTGATCACGGATGCTTTTACCGCCCAGTCCGCTGACAAACACGAACGAATGGCCTTTATCGATGACCAGCGTATCCGAACGACTGGCGACCGTCTTGTTCATCACATCACTTAACAGATGCGTCCGCTGGTAGGAATGCTCATGAGCGGTGGCAATGATGGCGCCACCTTTTCGTGACTCTTCGTAAACCCCCCAGCCGGTGTCATCAGATTTGTGCCCCAGCTGCATGTCGGTCATATTCTTATGCCAGCCACAAATGCTCCAGATCGAAGGATCCTCCACCAGTTTCGCCTTTATATATTCCGCATGGTTCGAATCGAGTTCTCCCGGGGCAAGCAGCATGATAAACAGGCCCTTGTACTTGAAGGATGATTTCACTCCGAGGTCACCATTCCACGCGATACCGAGTCGAGTGAACCGGTCTTTGATATATTGCTGATAGCCGCCAGGCCCGCTCCACATCTTTTTATCGTGATTTCCGATGCATGTGAAATAAGGGAAATCGCTGCCCAGGACATCGTTGATCATGGCATCCCAGGCGGCCGGATCGT
The DNA window shown above is from Candidatus Neomarinimicrobiota bacterium and carries:
- a CDS encoding metallophosphoesterase; its protein translation is MKRPWETINKSTVGIGKLIFIVLLVTGVACTRTPEDKTPVNFKVAFIGDQGLGEAPRAVLELIRSEGTQAVVHLGDIDYEDDPAAWDAMINDVLGSDFPYFTCIGNHDKKMWSGPGGYQQYIKDRFTRLGIAWNGDLGVKSSFKYKGLFIMLLAPGELDSNHAEYIKAKLVEDPSIWSICGWHKNMTDMQLGHKSDDTGWGVYEESRKGGAIIATAHEHSYQRTHLLSDVMNKTVASRSDTLVIDKGHSFVFVSGLGGKSIRDQERTGDWWASAYTSDQNANYGALFGEFNVNGQANLARFYFKDIDGVVADSFWIQSRVEPER